One window from the genome of Salvia miltiorrhiza cultivar Shanhuang (shh) chromosome 7, IMPLAD_Smil_shh, whole genome shotgun sequence encodes:
- the LOC130993578 gene encoding inorganic phosphate transporter 2-1, chloroplastic, translating into MASSYCVSWTRNTSAAALLLRNSHIRFRPRRDVFILKPQPQPSLSLSLSTPKLCPLASLSSYAEDHGDEGNANSEGQLPGVAEALNISRSTASAMAVCIAVAALSVPLVMPSLGRGLALKTRALSYATLLFGFYMAWNIGANDVANAMGTSVGSGALSLRRAVIIAAVLEFSGALLMGTHVTTTMQKGILVASVFQGKETLLFAGLISSLAAAGTWLQVASYYGWPVSTTHCIVGSMVGFGLAYGGTGAVFWSSLARVTSSWVVSPLVGALASFLVYKCIRRFVYSARNPGQAAAAAAPLAVFLGVTGISFAAFPLSNTVSVATVQALACGACAAVLFDRIIRRQLGHLLNKAPTEVTESEPSKNIGFLSDIAGPKGTQLEIVYGVFGYMQVLSACFMSFAHGGNDVSNAIGPLAAALSILQGGASGGQIVIPNDVLAWGGFGIVAGLMMWGYRVIATIGKKITELTPTRGFAAEFAAASVVLGASKLGLPISATHTLVGAVMGVGFARGLNSVRAETVREIVTSWAVTIPAGATFAVVYTWIFTKLLAYIL; encoded by the exons ATGGCTTCCTCCTACTGTGTGTCTTGGACGAGGAACACGAGCGCGGCAGCTCTCCTGCTCCGCAATTCCCACATCAGATTCAGACCCAGAAGGGATGTTTTCATTCTCAAGCCCCAGCCCCAaccatcactctctctctcactttcaACACCAAAGCTCTGCCCTTTGGCCTCTCTATCCTCTTACGCAGAGGATCACGGCGATGAAGGAAATGCGAATTCCGAGGGGCAGCTGCCTGGGGTGGCGGAGGCTCTCAACATATCTCGCAGCACGGCCTCCGCCATGGCGGTGTGCATAGCGGTGGCGGCTCTAAGTGTGCCGTTGGTGATGCCGTCGCTGGGGCGGGGGCTGGCGTTGAAGACGAGAGCCTTGTCGTACGCGACGCTGTTGTTTGGATTCTACATGGCGTGGAACATTGGCGCCAATGACGTGGCTAACGCCATGGGGACGTCGGTGGGGTCGGGGGCGCTGTCGCTGAGAAGGGCCGTCATCATCGCCGCCGTCTTGGAGTTCTCCGGCGCTCTGCTCATGGGCACTCACGTCACCACCACAATGCAGAAGGGGATTCTCGTCGCCTCTGTTTTTCAGGGCAAGGAGACTCTGCTTTTTGCTGGCCTCATTTCTTCCTTGGCTGCTGCTGGCACTTGGCTCCAG GTTGCATCATATTATGGTTGGCCTGTGTCTACCACGCATTGTATCGTGGGATCAATGGTCGGGTTCGGGCTTGCCTACGGAGGCACGGGAGCCGTATTTTGGAGCTCGTTAGCACGTGTGACTTCATCGTGGGTGGTGTCGCCTTTGGTGGGAGCACTCGCGTCTTTCCTCGTGTACAAATGCATTCGCAGG TTTGTTTACAGTGCTCGAAACCCGGggcaagcagcagcagcagctgcacCGTTAGCCGTCTTCTTAGGCGTTACGGGAATATCCTTCGCTGCATTCCCTCTCAGCAATACTGTGTCCGTAGCTACCGTGCAGGCCTTGGCCTGTGGTGCTTGCGCAGCTGTCCTGTTCGACAGAATCATACGGAGGCAGCTCGGCCACCTCCTCAACAAGGCTCCTACAGAAGTAACAGAGAGCGAGCCAAGTAAAAATATTGGTTTCTTGTCTGATATAGCTGGTCCTAAGGGAACACAGTTGGAGATAGTCTATGGAGTGTTTGGTTACATGCAAGTTCTGTCGGCGTGCTTCATGTCGTTTGCACACGGAGGGAACGATGTCTCGAATGCAATAGGCCCTCTGGCAGCGGCCCTGTCGATTCTTCAAGGTGGGGCGAGTGGTGGACAGATTGTGATCCCGAACGATGTGCTGGCGTGGGGCGGGTTTGGGATCGTTGCAGGTCTTATGATGTGGGGTTACAGAGTGATTGCGACTATTGGGAAGAAGATAACAGAGCTGACACCCACGAGAGGGTTTGCTGCTGAGTTTGCAGCAGCGTCTGTTGTGCTTGGGGCTTCCAAGCTTGGGCTGCCTATCTCGGCTACGCATACACTTGTGGGAGCAGTGATGGGCGTAGGCTTCGCGAGAGGGCTTAACAGCGTACGAGCAGAGACCGTGAGGGAGATTGTCACGTCGTGGGCTGTCACCATCCCTGCTGGTGCCACTTTTGCTGTTGTTTATACATGGATCTTCACCAAGTTGTTAGCCTACATACTCTGA